The Oncorhynchus nerka isolate Pitt River linkage group LG12, Oner_Uvic_2.0, whole genome shotgun sequence genome contains the following window.
tttgtcctatattgatatttattttaaatcccagcccccatccctgcaggaggccttatATGCCTTtcagtaggccatcattgtaaataagaatttgttatttttaaatgttttaaattgaacctttatttaactaggtaagtcagttaattaataacaaattcttatttacaatgatggcctaccgaggaacagtgccttgttcaggggcagaacgacagcatTTTACATTGTTAGctcgggattcgatccagcaacctttcttaACTGGTttaccaagttaaataaaggttaaataaaataaatttctGACACGTTATAGGAACATCCAGTCGCAGTTATTCTCCTCGACACTAGAGAGCGGACCAAATAAATTATGCTCGGTTTGTCCCTCATCATGCACTGTACTCTGTCTTATTTTGCAAGGACTCGAAGTGGGAGGTCCTTTTCCTCGCAGACTCCAACATGGTGAGCCGTATTTCTTTATGATTTTCTCCCGAATCATCATCAAACATCACTTTTTCTGAAAATAATATTGCACATATAACTGCGATTGTATGAAAATATATACTTTGTACAATGGTTAGTCCCTGTATTTAAATAGTAAGTTATGTCTGAGTCTCTGAAACGATTTTAGAAAAACTGATTCGTTTGACCATTGTAGCCACCGGCTAGCTGGTTAGCATCAACTCTGCCCATTTCAGCCAAACATGTTTCCGTTACCACGATTTCTACGTTCAAAAAACTACTCTCTAAGTTTATACCAGCCTTGGTAATTGAGCACACCTTTTGCGGCGAAAATGTGTAAAATAAGCTATTTTTCTTGTGCTTTCACCGAGTAGGCCCCAGCCGGAAATCGCGTTCGTGGACAGTATAGCAAATAAGTAACTTGCATGCTAACATCTGCTAGCCATACGGGTCGCATGGTACCTTTGTCCGGTAGGCTGTTCCAGTGAAGTTGTACTGCTGTGTTGTTTAACCTTGTTTTCTGTTTACCAGGCACGAGGACCGAAGAAGCACCTGAAGCGCGTTGCAGCGCCCAAGCATTGGATGCTTGACAAGCTCACCGGAGTGTTCGTAAGTACATAGATACTTTCTATGTTGAAACCACAATGTTACTAGCTGGTTGCAGACTAGTATACAAATGGTTGGTCATTCATATCTAGCCATCAGTTTTCCATTATTTTCTCGACGAACATGTCATTCATTGTCTTGTCCCCTACCTGTTCCTCACCTGGGCTGTTGGAACACCGCGCGACCCAACCTAACTTGAGGCACGTTCCCCTCCTATTGAAATAACATTTGCTTACTtgtcaaaaacaaaaaaaacattattaaagtgagcacGGCAAACAGTTTATGCCGTTGCTGGAAGGCGCTACATACTCAATTCTACTCTTTACGTGTATTAGGATGGGGCCTGTATACTTGTGTGTCTGAGCAGAGCTATTGTTCAGGGCCTGTGTACTTGACTTGTGCTTCTGAGCAGAGCTGTTGTTCAGGGCCTGTGTACTTGACTTGTGCTTCTGAGCAGAGCTGTTGTAAAGCAAGTGAGTTTGTTTATACTAGACCCCACCTACAGTCAACCAATCACATCAATGCAGAATTTTGCTGGCGCATGGTACGAAACTACCTGAGGCTCAGCGATTGCATCACACCATACATATGGCACCTCCGTATCAAGCATAAATCGTCTGTTGCTAGATTGTGGCCCTACAAATGTTTTTAACCAATGGTGTTAGTAACATGCATTTTTGTAGTCATTTGCTATTTCATCTACTGAACAGTTGTGGCTTTCCCTCCCATCCTAACCCCCATTCCCCACGTACTATCATACTCTGTCCTCCCTGTGTATAGTGGTCTGCTGTCCCTGCATTGTCTATagccaatattgttaatgaaggTAGACTCAGCAACGTGCCTTTGCCACAAGCAGCACCGCGGATATTGCAACGAATGAGATGCAAAACTTCACACTGTGTCGGTGTATGAAGATGGGTTTGCTTCACGCTGTTATGTGGGAATTCTGGGAAACTGGAAGTTTAGCCTCGTGCCTCAACGCACTTAGTAGTTTCAGATATTGAACCACTATGCAGTTTACTTCGTGCGTCTACCTACGTCATATGGTTGAATCCGCTTTTTAACTGCTCTAATATAGTTAGTGCCTAACCCTATTCTCCCCCTGTAGGCTCCTCGTCCCTCCACTGGTCCCCACAAGCTGAGGGAGTGCCTGCCCCTCATAATCTTCCTCAGGAACCGTCTGAAGTACGCCCTGACCGGAGATGAGGTCAAGAAGATCTGCATGCAAAGGTTCATCAAGATCGACGGCAAAGTCCGCACTGATATCACCTACCCAGCTGGCTTCATGGGTAAGTCTGGCTGGGGGACAGTGGTTGGGTGAGGAAGGGAGCCATAGGGGAAGGCAATGGGAGAAGCCAAGGAGTACGGAAGGGTGGGTAAATGTTCGCCTGGCTCCTTTCGGGGTTAGGCGACGTGAACGTCTGTGCCTCTCATATTCCTTTGAGAGACCTTCGCTTGGAAAAATTGAGAAATAAACCCCCCTGCATTATTAGTTTGTCCCTTTTTGAGACAtacagccagtatacacttccacAAATTATTTTAAGATTAAATCAAGAAGTATGTAAATTATTGTCATCCTTTCACAGATCTTAGTTGTGCAAATTTAGATCAGATGTTTGGTGCCATATTTCtcaagtgtggggggggggaaatGCATGAACTATTATTTCATTGAATGATaaacacttaattgaagaatcccGTCAATAGTTCCCATTCCTGCTAGGCgtagtactgttgaccaatgACTGACAGAGGCATAGTTTTCGGCTATCTAACTTTGTGTGCAACTACGGGGGGGGGAAATGGATTGTATTGGCTTAGACCACTGGCtctcagtcctggtcctggggacctaAAAGGGGTGcatgtttttgccctagcactacacggCTGATTAAAAATTGTCAGCTCATCAAAAGGCTTTGATTTTCAATCAGGTGTGTAGTTGCTAGGGCAAAAACATGCACCCCTTTAGGTCCCCGGGACCAGGGTTGAGAACCAGTGGCTTAGACTGCTGACAACATGTAAAACTATATTCtctcaatgtttattgaaaacccATACATTTTGCACAATGAGCATTTTTCTTTCAAATACATCTTTGCAGTTCATTTCATTTGATGGTTAGCTAGAGCtttaacaaaaaaaaaagttttgttgccatattgacatgatcagtcaaaaacgcctcaaaacaagacatggcaTCAAGAATACGATACAAATCACTTCTGATTCCCACGTGACAGCTTGTCACTGTTGCTATGTGACGTCATAATCGTAACGCATGCCTTCCGGTGTCATTCCCCGTAAGTTGTTGATCAACCCGTCTGTGCAAACGGTTAAGCCAATCGCATGCGTCGTAGTCTCATGTGTGGTGAGAGAATGAGCGATACTAAGTCCTACATGCATCCTCCCTTGACGCAATCGCACATTTGTTTGGGGGGGTTCGTTGCGCTGGCGAAAGCAAAGCTAGAAGCATCTGTTTTTTTTTTCCACCTCAGCCAGTGAGGAATGTAGAGGGCAATGAAGACACACTTTGGTTTTGATCAACGAGCTGAAATAAATCTCACCAATACCTCTAAGAAGTTCTGAGCTCTAATCAATAGGATGTTTATTATGATTCAACCTGGGCCTAGGTCACTAAACATGGTGCTGAAGCTCCCCTGATTCGTCTCTACAGGAATTGTCTGATTGGATATGGATGGGCTGTAGGGCACTAATGGTAATGGCTGGCTTGCTCTGGGCTTTTAGGACAGTGAATGatttttcatttgttttttttGATAGTGGTGCTGCTTGGTGTTACTGGGTAGCTGTAAGACCAGATGGTCACTTCAAGGCATTACCTCTGGGCTCCCAGTATTACACGCCACCAAACCTCCAGTATTACACGCCACCAAACCTCCAGTATTACACGCCACCAAACCTCCAGTATTACACGCCACCAAACCTCCAGTATTACACGCCACCAAACCTCCAGTATTACACGCCACCCAACCTCCTGTATACACTCCACCCAACCTCCTGTATACACTCCACCAAACCTCCTGTATACACTCCACCAAACCTCCTGTATACACTCCACCCAATCTCCCGTAATACACGCCACCAAACCTCCCAGTATTACACGCCACCAAACCTCCCAGTATTACACTCCACCAAACCTCCCAGTATTACACTCCACCCAACCTCCCGTAATACACGCCACCCAACCTCCCAGTATTACACGCCACCAAACCTCCCAGTATTACACTCCACCAAACCTCCCAGTATTACACTCCACCAAACCTCCCAGTATTACACTCCACCAAACCTCCCAGTATTACACTCCACCAAACCTCCCAGTATTACACACCACCAAACCTCCCAGTATTACACACCACCAAACCTCCCAGTATTACACACCACCAAACCTCCCAGTATTACACACCACCAAACCTCCCAGTATTACACACCACCAAACCTCCCAGTATTACACTCCACCAAACCTCCCAGTATTACACTCCACCAAACCTCCCAGTATTACACGCCACCAAACCTCCCAGTATTACACGCCACCAAACCTCCCGTATTACACGCCACCAAACCAATAGACATATTCGTGTTTTTCTCGGGTGCGCATGttccctcacaaacacacacagtagttcTTATCACCTTTATCCCTGCCAAGAGCGACGACCACGGTGTGGTTGATTAATTTCCTAGACCAGGTGACTCAGCCCACCGTGTCACACCTCTCCTTCTCTGGACCATATCACGCTGTGGAGAAGCTCTATTCCATTTCCTGTTTTCTCACGTCCTTCCTCTACCCATTGGCTGAGAAGGTGGGGGGGGGTCTGAGATGTAGTCTAGCTTGTCTAAAATATTGTCGACTTTCATTCCGTTAGTCAATAACAGTTGAACCATCTGAAGTGTTTCCTAATATGAGAATGTAATGGTAACTGAAACTGACAAATATTCCCTTTTTTGGGGGGATTTCATGCAAAAAGCTGTTTTGTTCAACCATGACAGACTgaatgttgttgtttgtctatgtTCTGGGTGTGATCATTGACTCTTAATGCGTGTGCTATGTCTGTCTAGATGTGATCAGTATTGAGAAGACTGGAGAGCACTTCCGTCTGATCTACGATGTGAAGGGACGTTTTACTGTTCACCGCATCACTGCTGAGGAGGCCCAGGTATGACGCACGTTGTCACCGCATAACCCTACcggtttgttgttgttgagcagTACCGTTATAATTGGCTGAATCGTCTGTATGACGGAGCAATGAAGACAAACTTTGGTTTTGATCAACGAGCTGAAAAAAAAACCCTCACCAATACCTCTAAGAAGTTCTGAGCTCCAAACAAAATAATTAACTGAATCCTAATGTGAAATGGTTGGTTTTCTACCTTGTGTAAATAAATGGCGTGCGTGATTTCAGTCGGATCCCTTGTGCTgtatacagagcattcggaaagtattcagaccacttcactTTATCcatatttggttgtgttacagccttattctaaaatatatatatttcatcagcaatctacacaataccccataatgacaaagtgaaaaaaggtttttagaaatgttttgcaaatgtattcaaagtaataataataaataaggtAAGTATTCAGAGGACACAGGGCAGGAATGCGTAAAAATAAATCTCGGTTGCAACCCTCACTACAGAGTTcatctgcctctggaagcaacatcagcacaataactgttttgtcgggagcttcgtgaaatgggtttccatgaccgagcagccgcacaaaagcctaagatcacccAGGTGcgatgccaagcgtcggctggagtggtgtaaagcttgccgacagtggaaatgcgttctctggagttatGAAATacatttcaccatctggcagaccAATGGACtttagcggatgccaggagaacgctaacttccccaatgcacagtgccaactataaagtgtggtggaggaataatggtctggggagcTTTTTCATGTTCAGGCTAGGCCCTctagttctagtgaagggaattcttaacgctacagcatacaatgacattctagatgtttctgtgcttccaactttggtaacagtttggggaatagcctttcctgtttcagcatgaagatgcccccgtgcacaaagcgaggcccATAAAGAAATGGTGTgttgatcggtgtggaagaacttgacttgcttgcacagagccctgacctcattcccatcgaacacctttgggatgaattggcaCGCCGACTGATAGCAAGGCCTTATCGCCCAACAGCAGTGCCTGACTTCACCAATGttcttgtagctgaatggaagaAGCATATGtggcaagtccccgcagcaatgttccaacatctatctAGGTgaaggccttcccagaagagtggaggttgttatagcagcaatgttccatcatctagtggaaggccttcccagaagagtggaggttgttatagcaacaatgttccaacatctagtggcaggccttcccagaagagtggaggttgttatagcaacaatgttccaacatctagtggaaggccttcccagaagagtggaggctgttatagcagcaaaggggagaccaactccatattaattcccatgattttggaatgagatatttgaAGAGCAGGTCTCCGCATACTTCTGTTTGTGTAGTATAGTTGGGGTTCAGACCCCAAAACCTAGCGATTTGTCAAGTCAACTTTTGAGACATTTTTGGATTTAAGTGCTTAAGTTACTAGACTAGAAACTAGGTTATGGAAAGCCTTAACATAACAATCACTCACTTTCTTCTCGTCCATCTCCAGTACAAGCTGTGTAAGGTGAAGAAGAACCTGATGGGTACCAAGGGAGTCCCCGCACTGGTGACCCATGACGCCCGCACCATCCGCTACCCAGACCCCCTCATCAAGGTCAACGACACAGTCCGCATCGACCTCGCCACCGGCAAGATCACAGAACACATCAAGTTCGACACAGGTAACGTGATTTTATggaataaaatttaaaaaataaaaacttctAGTGACCTAAAATGGTTTGATACCGGTGAGGAAATGGGTTTAGAGATTGGGGGATTGATTTGTCTTGTATTTTATATACTACCCACCTATATACTCAAAAGCACTTTATGTAGTAAGGAAGTGAAGCTTCTCATCCTCCACCAATGTGGGGCAACCATTTTGTGAAATTGAACAGAAAATATTGAGCAGGATTTAATTGGTGCAGCTTGTTCAGTGCTGTTATGTCTCCCTGCACACCAACTAGTTTCCCACCTTCCCTGTCTGCATCCCGTGGCTGACAGGGACGCATGGCCTCTGACACCTTTTTACACAAGACAGGGAATTTACAACGGTTTGCTTTGGTACTCTGCAGACACAGACGGTACATTACGGGATAGTAACATCTGTTCATTCAGACATTTTCTCCATAAGCACGCTTAGAAGCAAACCAACACTACGACCCAATCAAACTCGGCATTCTTCTGAAGCAGTTCTaaacctccttctctcctctcttccctcctctcttcccccctctctcctctcttcccccctccctcgTAGGTAACCTGTGCATGGTGACTGGCGGTGCCAATTTGGGGCGGATTGGTATCATCACTAACCGGGAAAGGCACCCTGGCTCGTTTGACGTGGTTCACGTCAAAGACAGCGCTGGAAACATCTTCGCCACCAGGCTGGGAAACATCTTCATCATTGGCAAGGTGAGCAGAGGAGTTGGGATGTAGGCGACCACGTACAGAGGGAGCACTAAACATGCAAATACACGTTGAAGACAACtcgacccccccccctccatttcTTGACACGCTTGTAGTTGCTCAGTACTCGTGTGTGTAATTGTACGGAGGTAGAACAAAGCCAATGCTATGTCTTCGGTACCAGTGTGATATTGTCTGCTGGTTCTATCCTCAATCGCTGGCACACTTTAGATTGATGAAGAGCAGGTTCACATCTATACCAAACCAAGTAGACTGCAAACCGTGTTTTAATGTTTTACTCTTCTGTCTGCTGGGGTGGGGACTTGGGAAGGAGATCAAGTTGTCCACCATACGTTCTCATATTCTGGCCTTTTTCCCAACCAGCATGATCACTTCTTAAAAGCATAATGTCACTTTTCAAAGCTATTTATTTATTCCTGTGAACGCATGTCCATTTCCTGTTCAGATTTGTCAGTTCTGATGGTTGATGGCTAAAACTTTAAATAATTGAATGTGAGTTGCACCCGGTTCCCTTCAAGTGTCCTAATCTTTTCTCCTTCCCCGTCTCCAGGGCAACAAGCCGTGGGTGTCCCTGCCTCGTGGAAAGGGTATCCGCCTCACAATCGCTGAGGAGCGGGACAAGAGAATCGCTGCCAAGGCCGGCAGCAGCTAAATCCTATATGTAGGTCTAGGCATCCTGGCTTTGAAATAAAAACatgttatttacaaaaaaaaacatcAGTTTTCCATGTTGTTTCGTCAATTATTTGTTAATGTATATTTTCAGAGCAGCTTTCCCCAACAAATGGGCTCACACTTGAATAGTAGTTTCAATCTTCACATAAATTAGTATTTTATGTCTCCCAGAATCTCCCCTCAACATCTGGAATTTCTAAGGTGGATTTGAGGACCCAATGGCACactgttccctatatagcgcactacttttgaccaggcaccATAGGCCTCTTGGGCCTTACTTATTAACCTTGCTGATGTACAGAAGGAACCTCCAGAACATAGTTTTCGGAAGTTGGCGTTTCTAAAAACTGATCTTGACATGAACGTGTGTGCTTTATCTTCTAGACCGTGCGCTTTTTCTAGTGGTTGGTTATTATTGCAAGCATGTAAGTAGCCCAGTGTTTTGTGAAAACGGGGATAAGATGGTCACGCTTGTTCTTGAGAAGGAAAAACAGGTAAATAAGATGCAATCATTTGCTGTTAGTGAGAATTGGTTATTATTGCAAGCATGTAAGTAGCCCAGTGTTTTGTGAAAACGGGGATAAGATGGTCACGCTTGTTCTTGAGAAGGAAAAACAGGTAAATAAGATTCAATCATTTGCCTTTAGTGAGAATCTTTCGTTGAACTTTTACGTTTTCAAACCATTTTTAAAATGGACGTCTATTTCCTAGGCTAATGCGTTGCGGAGATTGTACAATTCCTCATCCCTTCTGTCACCTTATGGTTTCATAGTCACGAAGTAGCCAACAGGTCGGGGGACCAGTCGTCCCATTTCTCGTGTAATTGGACCCACGTCACAGTGGTAAATAAGCTATTTCAGGTATTTTTGCTCTGCCATCGGATCCGGAGAGCGTGTTTAACGGTGGAACCGACGGTTTTATGCCACTTCTGTAGTTTTCGTCGGAATAGTGTAACTTTCTTTTCTCAAATATTTAATTTATAGCCATATTTTCATAGCTGAATATGCTATTTTAAGTATTTGTCTGCATCAAAGGAAGCGGgtgtttttttaaacaattgAACAAGTGAAAAGGCACTTGTTCTTTTGCATGGAAGTGTTTATCATTGTTAAGCGCAATGTTTCAGTATTTGCGGCCAGTGCAGGATATTTGTGCGCATTATTTTCCACAGCCATTCGCAATCGTTTTTGTCTAATATTAAACTTTTTTTTCTGTCAGATGGCCTAGGCCTACCGCAAATGTTCTGCCAACACCCCCATAGACCTTTTAGCAAGTTCTCCATTGCTATTTCCTTTAGGAAACTGCCTTGGCCTAATTCCGATACTTCCAAAGGATACAGCAAAGAAGGGCGTTGTCACCACAAAGGGCAATGATGTGAGTTTTTCAGTCCTAAATTGTAATGCTCATCCACGCGTGCGCAGTTACGGACGGGTCTGATTTATAACGAAACGTGTATGTATGGTGTGCGCCAAGTTTAGAAATATATTTTTATGTGTGCaggcttttaatttttttttttgaaatggCGCATGCACATATTTATTGGGAAATTTATGCCACAGTTATAAATGAAGCTCCTGGtcaagtagtggactatatagggaatagggtgccatatgctATGCTGACAAACTGATGATCATGGTTTGGCAGTGATTCTGAGGGTTGGGAAGGTGGTCTGTTTTGTAATTACAGGTGACAAGGGGTTCTCACCCCCAACTTCTCACCTGTGTTTGTGAAGAGACTGAAGAGGAAACGAGCCGTCCCCACTCCCTCGTTTTGTTTCTGTGTCAGTGAACTAAGtggaccagacccagctgctatcgCATTGGTGTCTATGGGAGAGCCACCTCTTTAAGCAGACAGGAACTGACCATTTTCTTTTTCCTGGTAAAAGGCCCGAGTGAACCATCTTCATTCATCCACCATCTTTGTTACTAATCGCTGGACACTTGattctccacctccatccctttcCACCCTTCCAGTCAAGTGTGTATCAGAAGGATCTTCTCCTTGGCCTTTTATCAATTAGATTTGCTTACTTCCTCCGTCCTCTCTTGCCTGCTTTGTAAAAAGGGAGTCAAGGACGGAGTGTGAACGTGGATGGAACTTCTCCACTCGCGCATCATTAGGCAACTTCTACAGGGTGGATCCTAAAACGTGTTAAATTATCAAAACAAATTAAGTTGTGCAAGACATTTTATagatacaaaaaaaaaatgtttacaaaaATTAGCATATTGTTTTGGAACGTGTGGATGTTTTTCTGTGACAAAACAAAAGCTGATTCGAAGGGGGTG
Protein-coding sequences here:
- the LOC115122904 gene encoding small ribosomal subunit protein eS4-like translates to MARGPKKHLKRVAAPKHWMLDKLTGVFAPRPSTGPHKLRECLPLIIFLRNRLKYALTGDEVKKICMQRFIKIDGKVRTDITYPAGFMDVISIEKTGEHFRLIYDVKGRFTVHRITAEEAQYKLCKVKKNLMGTKGVPALVTHDARTIRYPDPLIKVNDTVRIDLATGKITEHIKFDTGNLCMVTGGANLGRIGIITNRERHPGSFDVVHVKDSAGNIFATRLGNIFIIGKGNKPWVSLPRGKGIRLTIAEERDKRIAAKAGSS